In Nicotiana tabacum cultivar K326 chromosome 2, ASM71507v2, whole genome shotgun sequence, the following proteins share a genomic window:
- the LOC107801238 gene encoding uncharacterized protein LOC107801238, with protein MSLLQSPFLVAPYQSLSSSKTISGASQLFLSTKFCTLNLSTTTITNVPYKSSTIRMGGGPRTYPGGVSKWQWKRMQAKKAKQLLKARLARERQIYEMRKRAELKAAVSELERPWEVVEKAPTLFSVSADEQLSVLADRFQKPGGFDMWSDKDGPELFKPEDGLPSARFFPKGVVHSIKPYGKIENAIGGFEDSSNLGSDSQSESDRKVRMKSNRRERNSRTLRTGSDREGKEGYLNMEDSEKVSIDGKNHKGMQNKFKNTNRRKMFGHPEKFSSVETAMSRIKNKSHRPADSDGEGGMFNVVDKFDDSDSPVFELNLQDDGSYQL; from the coding sequence ATGTCTCTTCTCCAATCTCCATTCTTAGTTGCACCATATCAGAGTTTGTCTTCATCCAAAACAATTTCAGGAGCATCCCAACTCTTCCTCTCCACCAAATTCTGTACACTTAATCTATCTACCACTACAATCACCAATGTTCCCTACAAATCCTCAACAATTAGGATGGGTGGTGGCCCAAGAACCTATCCAGGAGGCGTCTCAAAGTGGCAGTGGAAACGAATGCAAGCAAAGAAAGCAAAGCAGCTTCTTAAGGCTCGATTGGCTCGGGAACGCCAAATCTATGAAATGAGGAAGCGGGCCGAGCTCAAAGCTGCTGTCTCTGAGCTCGAAAGGCCTTGGGAAGTGGTTGAAAAGGCACCTACATTGTTCTCTGTGAGTGCTGATGAGCAATTGAGCGTCTTGGCTGATCGGTTTCAAAAGCCTGGAGGGTTTGATATGTGGTCTGACAAAGATGGGCCAGAATTGTTCAAGCCCGAAGATGGATTACCCTCAGCAAGGTTTTTCCCTAAGGGAGTTGTTCATAGCATTAAACCCTATGGAAAAATTGAGAATGCTATTGGTGGTTTTGAGGACTCTTCAAATTTGGGTTCAGATTCCCAAAGTGAAAGTGATAGGAAGGTGCGAATGAAGAGTAATAGGCGTGAGCGAAATTCAAGAACACTAAGAACTGGATCCGATAGAGAAGGAAAAGAGGGTTATTTGAATATGGAAGATTCCGAAAAAGTGTCAATAGATGGCAAAAATCACAAGGGCATGCAAAATAAGTTCAAGAACACAAATCGGAGGAAGATGTTTGGTCACCCTGAAAAATTTAGTTCAGTGGAAACTGCGATGTCTAGAATAAAGAATAAGAGTCATAGACCAGCTGATAGTGATGGAGAGGGTGGAATGTTTAATGTGGTAGACAAGTTCGATGATTCAGATTCTCCAGTGTTTGAATTGAATTTGCAAGATGATGGGAGCTATCAGCTCTAA
- the LOC107801239 gene encoding uncharacterized protein LOC107801239, giving the protein MATETVNPKAYPLADSQLTTTIMDLVQQAANYKQLKKGANEATKTLNRGISEFVVMAADTEPLEILLHLPLLAEDKNVPYVFVPSKQALGRACGVTRPVIACSVTSNEGSQLKSQIQQLKDAIEKLLI; this is encoded by the exons ATG GCAACAGAAACTGTGAACCCAAAAGCATACCCACTTGCTGATTCGCAGCTTACAACAACCATAATGGATTTGGTTCAACAAGCTGCTAACTATAAGCAGCTTAAAAAGGGTGCTAATGAag CCACAAAGACACTGAACAGAGGAATTTCAGAATTTGTTGTAATGGCAGCAGATACCGagccccttgaaatccttcttcaccTTCCGCTCCTTGCTGAAGATAAG AATGTGCCCTATGTCTTTGTCCCTTCAAAGCAAGCTCTTGGTCGGGCTTGTGGTGTTACCCGACCTGTGATTGCTTGTTCAGTGACAAGCAATGAGGGAAGCCAGTTGAAATCTCAAATACAACAACTAAAG GATGCCATTGAAAAGCTCCTCATCTAA